From one Esox lucius isolate fEsoLuc1 chromosome 11, fEsoLuc1.pri, whole genome shotgun sequence genomic stretch:
- the kcnh4a gene encoding potassium voltage-gated channel subfamily H member 4a, with the protein MPVMKGLLAPQNTFLETIANHFDGTHSNFLLGNAQGSHGYRIVYCSDGFCELTGFMRTEVMQKTCACRFLHGAETSDRVIQQMDKALEGQQEYQGEVRFYRKNGNPFWCLLDIVPIKNEKGEVVLFLFSFKDVTESYGKSHYHSSRREGEATGISEDSHPSRKHRRSHLAQVRERVRTVLSHLTTQFSKRGQGKLPNSVFQKPSLPEYKVAAVQKSRFILLHYSVSKAMWDWLILLATFYVAVTVPFNVCFVSHHDDSDRDSRSTIVSDIAVEMLFLLDIILNFRTTYVSLSGQVVYDARSIYLHYCGTWFFVDLIAALPFDLLYAFNITVTSLVHLLKTVRLLRLLRLLQKLDRYSQYSAVVLTLLMSVFALLAHWMACVWYVIGRREIESSDPVTWDIGWLQELGKRLETPYINSTIGGPSMPSAYIASLYFTLSSLTSVGFGNVCANTDAEKIFSICIMLMGALMHAVVFGNVTAIIQRMYSRRSLYHTRMKDLKDFIRVHRLPQLLKQRMLEYFQTTWSVNNGINANELLHDFPDELRADIAMHLNKDILQLPVFERASRGCLRSLSLHIKTSFCAPGEYLIRHGDALQANYFVCSGSLEVLKDDLVLAILGKGDLIGADLPGQDQVIKTNADVKALTYCDLQHISVRALREVLSLYPEYGSRFSDDIHHNLTYNLREGSEAEALTRFSRSPRLSQEHVDTGPKHPFIVEAEDAGSGEDISPCSSGASRPGRLPLLHGLSNPLGEELRHASAHRLCRSPVQGCRSRSPSPQLLSNEEVPPAPVPMVVTDHSSCYRPAKLLIPSVHCVSPLDLSPRVVDGIEDNKHTFHFNVEQGEAKTVNKDLFQVNTNLLLETEEVRQNMGLLNKEMSALNQEVSNLTKELHEMMRFLQAHVTLFHHPSTVSTYPYGMQMVHNPSGEMNVSSNWQTQVPFSVPTGPHSSHLHHDPLSHPARNMWIYSGVPPEGTHLTSGQKVEVEHLHRLPDPRSSCLHPCCSDRGRTTGQGLEARCMPFQTSRTTPNSPFMAQCRTGQSLLGLSSDVPIVPGVVPGQVGPQAIPAISSSSSLGSSGILSQSHPSLSIQVSSDLSHSLCSSPTPIHASLTLTGQPQLHTTFSSRSGAYMSVSPTDNQTHHQITQGQRSHNRARQNDLVGSSPVHTLDPALPLVGPLIRSGPDCRGLKTEYPQDKEIAERMQSEAELAEIQSQGMNISTQQGLDVEPLWGLEVTR; encoded by the exons ACAGCAACTTCCTGCTGGGGAATGCTCAGGGTAGTCACGGTTACCGTATTGTGTACTGCTCGGATGGCTTCTGCGAGCTGACCGGGTTCATGCGCACCGAGGTGATGCAGAAGACGTGCGCCTGTCGGTTCCTTCACGGGGCTGAGACCAGCGATAGGGTGATCCAGCAGATGGACAAGGCCCTGGAAGGGCAGCAGGAGTACCAGGGAGAGGTGCGCTTCTACAGGAAGAACG GAAATCCATTCTGGTGCCTTCTTGACATTGTGCCAATCAAGAACGAGAAGGGTGAGGTGgttctctttctgttctccttcaAAGATGTCACTGAGTCATATGGAAAAAGCCACTATCACAGCagcaggagagagggggaggccaCAG GCATCTCAGAGGATTCACACCCAAGCAGAAAACACAGACGTTCACACCTTGCCCAAGTCAGAGAGAGGGTCAGAACTGTCCTATCCCACCTCACCACCCAGTTCTCCAAGAGGGGACAGGGGAAGCTGCCCAAT AGTGTTTTCCAGAAGCCGTCCCTGCCAGAGTACAAGGTGGCGGCGGTGCAGAAGTCCCGCTTCATTCTGCTCCACTACAGCGTGTCTAAGGCCATGTGGGATTGGCTGATCTTACTGGCCACGTTCTACGTGGCTGTCACCGTGCCCTTCAATGTCTGCTTCGTCAGTCACCACGATGACAGCGATCGTGACTCCCGCAGCACCATCGTCAGTGACATCGCCGTGGAAATGCTCTTCCTTCTGG ATATCATTCTGAACTTTCGAACCACGTATGTGAGTCTGTCGGGTCAGGTGGTCTATGATGCCCGTTCCATCTACCTCCATTACTGTGGAACCTGGTTCTTTGTTGATCTGATCGCTGCTCTTCCCTTCGACCTCCTCTATGCCTTCAACATCACTGTG ACGTCTCTGGTCCACCTCCTCAAGACGGTCCGCCTGTTACGCCTGCTGCGCCTGCTACAGAAGCTGGATCGCTACTCGCAGTACAGCGCCGTGGTTCTGACCCTGCTCATGTCCGTGTTCGCCCTGTTGGCTCACTGGATGGCCTGCGTCTGGTACGTCATCGGCCGCAGGGAGATAGAGAGCAGCGACCCTGTCACCTGGGACATAG GCTGGCTGCAGGAGCTGGGGAAGCGTCTGGAGACTCCGTACATTAACAGCACGATAGGTGGCCCCTCCATGCCCAGCGCGTACATCGCCTCCCTCTACTTCACCCTCAGCAGCCTCACCAGTGTGGGCTTTGGCAATGTGTGTGCCAACACAGATGCAGAGAAGATCTTCTCCATCTGCATCATGCTAATGGGGG CCCTGATGCACGCTGTGGTCTTTGGCAACGTGACGGCCATCATCCAGCGCATGTACTCCCGCCGCTCGTTATATCACACGCGAATGAAGGACCTCAAGGACTTCATACGTGTGCACCGTCTCCCCCAGCTGCTGAAACAAAGGATGTTGGAGTACTTTCAGACCACCTGGTCCGTGAACAATGGCATCAACGCCAACGAG CTGCTACATGACTTTCCGGATGAACTGCGTGCGGACATCGCCATGCACCTGAACAAGGACATACTGCAGCTGCCAGTGTTTGAGCGGGCCAGTAGGGGGTGTCTGCGCTCCCTGTCCCTGCACATCAAGACCTCATTCTGCGCCCCGGGGGAGTACCTCATCCGCCATGGAGACGCGCTGCAGGCTAACTATTTCGTCTGCTCTGGGTCTCTGGAGGTGCTTAAGGACGACCTGGTTCTTGCTATCCTGG GCAAGGGGGATCTGATCGGGGCAGACCTGCCCGGGCAGGACCAGGTGATCAAAACCAATGCGGACGTGAAGGCTCTGACCTACTGTGATCTGCAGCACATCAGCGTCCGAGCCCTCAGAGAGGTCCTGTCCCTCTACCCAGAGTACGGTAGTCGTTTTAGCGATGACATCCACCACAACCTCACCTACAACCTCAGAGAAGGCAGCGAGGCGGAG GCTCTGACGAGGTTCTCGCGGTCCCCAAGGCTGTCACAG GAGCACGTGGATACGGGGCCCAAGCATCCCTTCATCGTAGAGGCAGAAGATGCGGGGTCTGGTGAGGACATCAGCCCCTGTTCCAGCGGGGCCTCCCGCCCAGGACGTCTGCCCCTGCTGCATGGCCTCAGCAACCCCCTTGGGGAGGAGCTTCGACATGCCAGTGCACACCGTCTCTGCCGCTCCCCGGTCCAGGGCTGCAGAAGCCGTAGCCCCTCCCCTCAGCTGCTGTCCAATGAGGAGGTTCCTCCCGCCCCAGTGCCGATGGTGGTCACAGACCACAGCTCATGTTATAGGCCAGCCAAGCTGCTCATTCCTTCTGTGCATTGTGTCAGCCCCTTGGACCTCAGCCCCAG GGTTGTGGATGGCATTGAGGATAACAAGCACACATTTCACTTCAATGTGGAACAAGGCGAGGCAAAAACAGTTAACAAAG ACCTATTCCAGGTGAACACCAACTTACTTCTTGAGACTGAAGAGGTGAGGCAGAACATGGGCCTGCTGAACAAGGAG ATGAGTGCCCTAAACCAGGAAGTGTCCAACCTGACCAAGGAGCTACATGAGATGATGCGTTTCCTGCAGGCCCATGTGACTTTGTTTCACCACCCCTCCACTGTCTCCACCTATCCATACGGCATGCAGATGGTCCACAATCCCAGCGGTGAGATGAATGTTTCCAGTAACTGGCAGACCCAAGTGCCTTTCAGCGTGCCGACTGGACCTCACTCTTCTCACCTCCACCATGACCCCCTGAGCCACCCTGCCAGGAACATGTGGATCTACAGCGGGGTTCCCCCCGAGGGTACACATCTCACCAGTGGTCAGAAGGTGGAGGTGGAGCACCTTCACCGGCTGCCTGATCCCAGGTCATCCTGTTTACATCCGTGCTGCTCAGACAGAGGTAGAACTACCGGTCAGGGACTAGAAGCCCGATGTATGCCTTTCCAGACCTCCAGAACTACACCCAACTCTCCCTTCATGGCCCAGTGCCGGACCGGGCAGTCCCTTCTGGGACTCAGTTCAGATGTCCCAATAGTCCCAGGTGTCGTTCCTGGGCAGGTTGGCCCCCAAGCCATCCCAGCCATCAGTAGTTCTAGTTCCCTAGGTTCTTCAGGCATCCTCAGCCAGTCTCACCCCTCCTTGAGCATCCAGGTCAGCTCTGACCTCAGCCACTCTCTGTGCAGCTCTCCAACTCCCATTCACGCCTCACTGACTCTCACAGGCCAACCACAGCTCCACACCACCTTCAGTTCTCGCTCTGGGGCCTACATGTCTGTCAGCCCAACAGACAACCAGACACACCACCAGATCACCCAGGGGCAGAGGTCTCACAACAGAGCTAGGCAGAATGACCTGGTGGGCTCTAGTCCTGTCCACACATTGGACCCAGCCCTTCCTTTGGTGGGGCCATTAATCAGGTCAGGTCCAGACTGCAGAGGGTTAAAGACTGAGTACCCACAGGACAAGGAGATAGCTGAGAGAATGCAGAGTGAAGCTGAGCTGGCAGAGATCCAGTCCCAGGGGATGAACATCAGCACACAGCAGGGCCTGGACGTGGAGCCTCTCTGGGGCTTGGAAGTGACACGTTAG